One genomic window of Paraburkholderia phytofirmans PsJN includes the following:
- the glgA gene encoding glycogen synthase GlgA — MPLNVLLVASEALPLAKSGGLGDMVSAYAAALRDAGVDVSILMPAYPAALERAVDVEPVARMTGLPGGDARLLRGQMPDTGVPVLLLQMDHLFAREGLYRDPQGRDYLDNLTRFASLAAAAARVARGVRNVKRPDIVHAHDWHAGLTPLYLRLAGVAAKSVFTIHNLAFQGNHPLAMGGWIGVPPELLAPALSDERSIEFYGSLSMMKAGIVHSDRVTTVSRRYAREILTPHFGHGMEGVLQAQAAKLSGIVNGIDTSVWNPATDKHIARPYSVDDTAGKQACKRELQQAFGLTRDPFAPLVAIGSRLTEQKLADVVVHTLPALLERHPRLQFAILGQGEPGLEQALQDVAAAWPGRVGVQIGYDERRAHMLHAGADILLHGSRFEPCGLTQLYAMRYGTIPVASRVGGLADTIVDYVPHDPRGEQKATGFLFDGESPDDVMHALGRALAAFVQPSSWHVLQRNAMSRDFGWDASTANYLALYADLVDARPALRDPRVRKTPLRARTAIAASSKREEFNTGIGEMARSA, encoded by the coding sequence TTGCCGCTTAACGTTCTTCTCGTCGCTTCCGAAGCCCTGCCGCTCGCCAAATCCGGCGGCCTCGGCGACATGGTCAGCGCCTATGCCGCCGCGCTGCGCGATGCCGGCGTCGATGTCTCGATCCTGATGCCCGCTTATCCGGCCGCGCTGGAACGCGCGGTCGACGTCGAGCCGGTCGCGCGCATGACCGGCCTGCCCGGCGGCGACGCGCGGCTGCTGCGCGGCCAGATGCCCGATACCGGCGTGCCGGTGCTGCTTCTGCAAATGGACCACCTGTTCGCGCGCGAAGGCCTGTATCGCGATCCTCAAGGCCGCGACTACCTGGACAACCTCACGCGCTTCGCCTCGCTCGCGGCAGCGGCCGCGCGAGTCGCGCGCGGCGTGCGCAACGTGAAGCGCCCCGACATCGTGCACGCGCACGATTGGCATGCAGGACTCACGCCGCTGTACCTGCGGCTCGCGGGCGTCGCCGCGAAAAGCGTCTTCACGATTCACAACCTGGCGTTCCAGGGCAATCATCCGCTCGCCATGGGCGGCTGGATCGGCGTGCCGCCGGAACTGCTGGCGCCGGCGCTTTCCGACGAGCGCAGCATCGAGTTCTACGGCTCGCTGAGCATGATGAAAGCGGGCATCGTCCATTCGGATCGCGTCACGACGGTCAGCCGGCGCTACGCACGCGAGATCCTGACGCCGCACTTCGGACACGGCATGGAAGGCGTGCTGCAGGCCCAGGCCGCCAAGTTGTCGGGCATCGTCAACGGTATCGATACGAGCGTGTGGAACCCGGCCACCGACAAACATATCGCGCGCCCCTACTCCGTCGACGACACCGCCGGCAAGCAGGCCTGCAAGCGTGAACTGCAACAGGCCTTCGGTCTGACGCGCGATCCGTTCGCGCCGCTGGTCGCCATCGGCAGCCGCCTGACGGAACAGAAGCTCGCCGATGTCGTCGTGCATACGCTGCCGGCACTGCTCGAACGGCATCCGCGGTTGCAGTTCGCAATTCTCGGCCAGGGCGAGCCCGGGCTCGAACAGGCCTTGCAGGACGTCGCGGCCGCGTGGCCGGGGCGCGTCGGCGTGCAAATCGGCTATGACGAGCGGCGCGCGCACATGCTGCACGCGGGCGCTGACATTCTGCTGCACGGCAGCCGCTTTGAACCGTGCGGCCTCACGCAGCTCTACGCAATGCGCTACGGCACGATTCCGGTGGCCTCGCGCGTCGGCGGCCTGGCCGATACCATCGTCGACTACGTTCCGCACGACCCTCGTGGCGAACAGAAGGCAACAGGTTTCCTGTTCGACGGCGAAAGCCCGGACGACGTGATGCATGCGCTCGGCCGCGCGCTGGCCGCGTTCGTGCAACCGTCGTCGTGGCACGTGCTGCAGCGTAATGCGATGAGCCGCGACTTCGGCTGGGACGCGTCCACCGCGAACTATCTCGCGTTGTACGCGGATCTGGTCGATGCACGTCCGGCGCTGCGCGATCCGCGAGTTCGCAAGACCCCGCTTCGGGCGCGTACGGCGATCGCCGCGAGTTCAAAAAGGGAAGAGTTCAACACGGGCATCGGCGAGATGGCGCGTAGCGCCTGA
- a CDS encoding VOC family protein, which translates to MQPPVLRVARPTNDLHKVTDFYKRGLGFEVLASFENHEGFDGVIVGRRDCAWHIEFTHQHGVTVERAPTTEHLLVLYLPERDAWRAAVERLEALGVPACAAENPYWDRQGKTFEDPDGYRIVLQNAAWG; encoded by the coding sequence ATGCAGCCGCCCGTTCTCCGAGTCGCTCGCCCTACCAACGATCTGCATAAGGTCACTGATTTCTATAAGCGGGGATTGGGCTTCGAAGTCCTCGCGAGCTTCGAGAATCATGAAGGCTTCGATGGTGTGATCGTCGGGCGGCGAGACTGTGCATGGCACATCGAGTTCACCCATCAGCACGGCGTGACCGTCGAACGCGCGCCGACCACCGAGCACCTGCTCGTGCTCTATCTCCCGGAACGCGACGCATGGCGCGCGGCCGTCGAACGGCTCGAAGCGCTCGGCGTGCCGGCGTGCGCAGCGGAGAATCCCTACTGGGACCGCCAAGGCAAAACGTTCGAAGATCCGGACGGCTACCGGATCGTTTTGCAGAATGCAGCGTGGGGATGA
- a CDS encoding glutathione S-transferase family protein codes for MPRDSTSYVLYYSPGAASMAVHWMLIELGVSFESQLIDIDAGRQHDPAYLRLNPAGRVPTLMVDGTPRHESVALLILLAERHPEAALAPEPGSVDRAAWLEMMVYLANTILPAMRDWFYAGSDGDPAGAEAVRALACRRLDAAWDKLDAHLGESHDYLIGDKLSTADFMAVMLMRWTRNMPRPALGWPNLARYIRQLRARPSFTELNAREGLTEWRNEEA; via the coding sequence ATGCCCCGCGATTCCACCTCATACGTGCTTTACTATTCGCCCGGCGCGGCAAGCATGGCCGTGCACTGGATGCTGATCGAGCTCGGCGTCTCGTTCGAATCGCAACTGATTGACATCGACGCCGGCCGGCAACACGACCCGGCGTATCTGCGGCTCAACCCCGCGGGGCGCGTGCCCACGCTGATGGTCGACGGCACGCCGCGCCACGAGTCGGTGGCGTTGCTGATCCTGCTGGCCGAGCGGCATCCCGAGGCCGCGCTCGCCCCCGAGCCGGGTTCCGTCGATCGCGCCGCGTGGCTCGAAATGATGGTCTATCTCGCCAACACGATTCTGCCCGCCATGCGCGACTGGTTCTACGCGGGCTCCGACGGCGACCCCGCCGGCGCCGAAGCGGTTCGCGCGCTGGCCTGCCGTCGTCTCGACGCGGCGTGGGACAAGCTCGATGCACATCTCGGCGAAAGCCACGACTATCTGATCGGCGACAAGCTCAGCACCGCGGACTTCATGGCCGTCATGTTGATGCGCTGGACCCGCAATATGCCGCGGCCCGCGCTCGGCTGGCCGAATCTTGCCCGCTACATCCGGCAGCTACGCGCGCGGCCTTCGTTCACCGAATTGAATGCGCGCGAAGGGCTGACGGAATGGCGCAACGAAGAAGCGTGA
- a CDS encoding phytochelatin synthase family protein, which translates to MAAALAACAPVPPASSQAVVPPAVIRPAVQPAFQPDTEASGRPADGPLAVPPNLVALTQPAGEKRLTSATSNQSYWPLSQYFETQRNQAYCSVATSVMALNALGIRRPQSTLYPDFPFFSQEDFFHGIDPQVANAAKVSQEGMTLDQLSSALKAFPVEVRKYHAADLSLGQFRDLVRATTSHSDRFVLLNFRRVEIGETGGGHWSPLAAYDSASDSALLLDVARYKYPAVWVPVAQLYAAALAVDSVSGISRGIVIIGKRPG; encoded by the coding sequence ATGGCCGCGGCGCTCGCCGCCTGTGCGCCGGTGCCGCCGGCCAGCAGTCAGGCCGTCGTTCCGCCTGCCGTTATTCGGCCCGCTGTTCAGCCCGCTTTTCAGCCAGATACCGAAGCCTCCGGACGCCCGGCCGACGGCCCGCTGGCAGTGCCGCCGAACCTCGTCGCGCTGACGCAGCCGGCCGGCGAGAAACGCCTGACGAGCGCCACCTCCAACCAGTCGTACTGGCCGCTCTCGCAGTATTTCGAAACCCAGCGCAACCAGGCCTATTGCTCCGTCGCGACCTCGGTCATGGCGCTCAACGCATTGGGCATCCGCCGGCCGCAGTCGACCCTGTACCCGGACTTTCCGTTCTTCTCGCAGGAAGATTTCTTCCACGGCATCGATCCGCAGGTGGCCAACGCCGCCAAGGTCTCGCAGGAGGGCATGACGCTTGATCAGCTCAGCTCGGCCTTGAAGGCCTTTCCCGTCGAGGTGCGAAAATATCATGCGGCGGACCTGTCGCTCGGTCAGTTCCGCGATCTGGTGCGGGCGACCACGAGCCACAGCGATCGCTTCGTGCTGTTGAATTTCAGGCGGGTGGAAATCGGCGAGACGGGCGGCGGGCACTGGTCGCCGCTCGCCGCCTACGATTCGGCGAGCGACAGCGCGTTGCTGCTCGACGTGGCGCGCTATAAATATCCGGCCGTATGGGTGCCGGTCGCGCAGTTGTATGCAGCCGCGTTGGCGGTGGATAGCGTGAGTGGAATTTCACGCGGTATCGTGATTATCGGCAAGCGGCCGGGTTGA
- a CDS encoding DUF1289 domain-containing protein, with translation MTIQSPCIDICKLDGKTGFCLGCLRTRDEIRAWKTMSDDVRLAVINERPGREALLESERERETETQAQATPETQTS, from the coding sequence ATGACAATCCAGTCACCCTGTATCGACATTTGCAAACTCGACGGCAAAACCGGCTTCTGCCTCGGCTGTCTGCGTACGCGCGACGAAATCCGCGCGTGGAAGACCATGAGCGACGACGTACGCCTCGCGGTCATCAATGAAAGGCCAGGCCGGGAAGCGCTACTGGAATCGGAAAGGGAAAGGGAAACGGAAACGCAAGCGCAAGCAACACCCGAGACCCAAACCTCCTGA
- a CDS encoding GGDEF domain-containing protein has product MSPFRRAPALLAGASLLCLLVGLLYLASQIRTIFSDQLKQEYAGLVLEAAERAESARAMVGVWQQQAGDGQAQTQAYRHARMELADRLKSLAALVNASPLAAPRMPASALTPDASLNGIDALLATIPPYWRAQRDADGADVRLRIAHVANVLIALAALLFCMLLTALGMYAKRNRQLAGESYEFEYAALHDSLTGLPNRRNLFAMLDEVAANLHAAPMSRKIAVLYVDLDGFKQVNDTLGHRVGDEFLIAVSRAFRESVRKVDVVARIGGDEFAVLIREYSTPDELAEIAQRLIACVVETDTEMGIGVVRASIGIASYPDLVSDYQRLVAAADDAMYHVKRGGKNGYAFAAQAD; this is encoded by the coding sequence GTGAGCCCCTTCAGACGGGCTCCCGCGCTGCTCGCCGGCGCGTCTTTGCTTTGTCTGCTGGTCGGTCTTCTTTATCTCGCGTCGCAGATCAGGACCATCTTCTCCGATCAGCTGAAGCAGGAATACGCCGGACTCGTGCTCGAAGCGGCGGAGCGCGCAGAAAGCGCTCGCGCAATGGTCGGCGTGTGGCAGCAACAGGCCGGCGACGGTCAGGCGCAGACGCAGGCTTATCGCCATGCACGCATGGAACTCGCCGATCGCCTGAAGTCGCTCGCGGCATTGGTGAATGCCAGTCCGTTGGCGGCGCCACGGATGCCGGCGTCGGCGTTGACGCCCGATGCCAGTCTGAACGGCATTGATGCGCTGCTTGCCACGATCCCGCCGTACTGGCGCGCCCAGCGCGATGCCGATGGCGCCGACGTGCGCCTGCGCATTGCCCATGTTGCGAATGTATTGATCGCGCTGGCCGCGCTGCTGTTCTGCATGTTGCTCACGGCGCTCGGCATGTACGCAAAACGCAATCGTCAATTGGCGGGCGAATCATATGAGTTCGAGTACGCGGCGCTGCACGATTCCCTGACCGGCTTGCCGAACCGGCGCAACCTGTTCGCCATGCTCGACGAGGTGGCGGCGAATTTGCACGCCGCCCCGATGTCTCGCAAGATCGCCGTGCTGTATGTGGATCTGGACGGCTTCAAGCAGGTCAACGACACGCTCGGTCACCGCGTCGGCGATGAGTTCCTGATTGCGGTGTCGCGTGCTTTTCGCGAGTCGGTGCGCAAAGTGGATGTCGTCGCGCGCATCGGCGGCGACGAATTCGCGGTGCTGATTCGAGAGTATTCGACGCCGGATGAATTGGCCGAGATTGCCCAGCGGCTGATTGCGTGCGTGGTCGAGACCGACACGGAGATGGGCATTGGCGTGGTGCGCGCGAGTATCGGTATTGCCAGCTATCCCGATCTCGTCAGCGATTATCAGCGCCTCGTCGCCGCGGCCGACGACGCGATGTATCACGTCAAGCGTGGCGGCAAGAACGGCTACGCGTTCGCGGCTCAGGCTGATTGA
- a CDS encoding alkene reductase yields MAHLFTTKKVGAYTLAHRVVLAPMTRLRTIQPGDIPSPMMADFYGQRASQGGLEIVEGVSISIPARSYLGAASFYHDGQMEGWKAIANAVHAKGGRVFMQLIHGGRQSHVEMTGGVAPLAPSVVPFEGVALTKDGFVPASPHRALGIEEIPGIVEEFRVAAQRALDAGFDGVELHGANGYLVDQFIQDGTNHRTDAYGGPIENRVRFLRETVEALISVWGADRVGVRISPSGEWGGISDSDPEATFSHVARVLDGYGIAYLHVIEPRVKGDDTLHEGHAPVAVKYLRPHFSGPIIAAGGFDGDSAEAIVASGDADLVAFGRHFSSNPDLPYRLQHKLPLTPYVRAAFWGGDEKHYSDFPVYSPTVEAAEQTAETA; encoded by the coding sequence ATGGCTCACCTGTTCACCACGAAGAAGGTCGGCGCTTACACCCTCGCGCATCGCGTCGTGCTCGCACCGATGACCCGCCTGCGCACCATTCAGCCGGGCGACATTCCCAGCCCGATGATGGCCGACTTCTACGGCCAGCGCGCCTCGCAAGGCGGCCTCGAAATCGTCGAAGGCGTCAGCATCTCGATTCCCGCGCGTTCGTATCTGGGCGCCGCGAGCTTCTATCACGACGGCCAGATGGAAGGCTGGAAAGCGATCGCCAATGCGGTCCATGCCAAAGGCGGTCGCGTCTTCATGCAGCTGATTCACGGCGGCCGTCAAAGCCACGTCGAGATGACCGGCGGTGTTGCGCCGCTCGCGCCCTCGGTCGTCCCGTTCGAAGGCGTGGCGCTGACTAAAGACGGCTTCGTACCGGCCTCGCCGCATCGGGCGCTCGGCATCGAGGAAATTCCGGGCATCGTTGAAGAGTTTCGGGTGGCCGCGCAGCGGGCGCTCGATGCGGGCTTCGACGGCGTGGAGTTGCACGGCGCGAACGGCTACCTCGTCGACCAGTTCATTCAGGACGGCACCAACCATCGCACCGACGCGTACGGCGGCCCGATCGAAAACCGCGTGCGTTTTCTGCGCGAAACCGTCGAGGCGCTGATTTCCGTCTGGGGTGCGGACCGGGTCGGCGTACGTATCTCGCCGTCTGGCGAATGGGGCGGCATCTCCGACAGCGATCCGGAAGCCACCTTCAGCCACGTCGCCCGCGTGCTGGATGGCTATGGCATTGCCTACCTGCATGTGATCGAACCGCGCGTGAAAGGCGACGATACGTTGCACGAAGGCCACGCGCCGGTTGCCGTGAAGTATCTGCGTCCGCACTTCTCCGGCCCGATCATCGCCGCGGGCGGATTCGACGGCGACAGCGCGGAAGCCATCGTCGCGTCCGGCGACGCGGACCTGGTCGCCTTTGGCCGCCACTTCTCGTCGAATCCGGACCTGCCGTACCGGCTCCAGCACAAGCTGCCGCTCACGCCCTATGTCCGCGCGGCATTCTGGGGCGGCGACGAAAAGCACTACTCGGATTTTCCGGTTTATTCGCCTACTGTAGAAGCCGCTGAACAAACTGCTGAAACTGCCTGA
- a CDS encoding zinc-dependent alcohol dehydrogenase family protein: MPRTIMFAKAGGPEVLEFIETPLAAPGPHEVRIKVEAIGLNRAESMWRNDAYIEPVRFPAGLGYEAAGVVDAVGADVKGIAPGDKVNVMPSFSMNQYFTYGEFIVVPDSAVVKHPESLSSAEAASIWMMFVTAYGALIEDAKVGQGDFVIVPAASSSVGLAAIQIANYAGATSIALTRTSAKRERLLEAGAAHVVATGETDLVAEVRRITDGKGARVAFDPVGGPSFAKLLAALSFQGIAYIYGALSEQPTTLPLLDMIAKVLTVKAHNIWLTSGDPIRQKAAVDYVLKGFASGALKPVIDRTFRFDDMVEAHRYLEENGQFGKIVVTL; encoded by the coding sequence ATGCCACGCACCATAATGTTTGCGAAAGCCGGTGGTCCTGAAGTGCTCGAATTCATCGAAACGCCGCTGGCCGCGCCCGGTCCGCACGAAGTTCGCATCAAGGTCGAGGCCATCGGCCTGAATCGCGCCGAATCGATGTGGCGCAACGACGCCTATATCGAACCCGTCCGGTTTCCCGCTGGACTCGGCTATGAAGCCGCGGGCGTCGTCGATGCGGTCGGCGCGGACGTGAAGGGTATCGCGCCCGGCGACAAGGTCAACGTGATGCCGTCGTTCTCGATGAACCAGTACTTCACGTACGGCGAATTTATCGTCGTGCCGGACAGCGCCGTCGTGAAGCATCCCGAGTCGCTCTCGTCCGCCGAGGCGGCATCCATCTGGATGATGTTCGTGACGGCCTACGGCGCGCTCATCGAAGACGCGAAGGTGGGCCAAGGCGACTTCGTCATCGTGCCCGCCGCGTCGAGCAGCGTCGGCCTCGCGGCAATTCAGATCGCCAACTACGCCGGCGCAACGTCGATTGCGCTCACGCGCACTTCGGCGAAACGCGAGCGGCTGCTGGAAGCCGGCGCCGCGCACGTGGTCGCCACCGGCGAAACCGATCTGGTGGCGGAAGTCAGGCGCATCACGGACGGCAAAGGCGCGCGCGTGGCATTCGATCCGGTTGGCGGCCCCAGCTTCGCGAAGCTGCTCGCAGCGCTGTCGTTTCAGGGCATCGCCTACATCTACGGTGCGCTGAGCGAGCAACCCACGACCTTGCCGCTGCTCGACATGATCGCCAAGGTGCTGACCGTGAAGGCCCACAACATCTGGCTGACGAGCGGCGATCCAATACGGCAGAAGGCCGCAGTGGACTATGTGCTCAAAGGTTTCGCGAGCGGCGCGCTCAAGCCGGTGATCGACCGCACCTTCAGATTCGACGACATGGTGGAGGCGCACCGCTATCTGGAAGAGAACGGCCAGTTCGGCAAGATCGTCGTGACGCTCTAG
- a CDS encoding LysR family transcriptional regulator, producing the protein MDRLAAIEIFIRVVDTGSFSAAARHFDVGQPAVSKAIAQLEEWLGVKLLLRTTRTLTPTEAGTSFYQRAKRAVEETDEAVMAARGSAAGLSGKLRVSAAVCFARLHIVPRLPAFLDDHPHLELELVLDDRNIDLVEEGIDVALRMGELTDSNMTARRIAEARRRVIATPAYFNRHGIPAAPADLLAHKCLIYTRDGGGEDWKFRKETAEVSVRMQGRLRITATEGLRAAVFADMGVAVASEWAFTPELKSGAVVSVMDDWMLPTISLSAVYPTGRLASTKARQFTAFVENCLADEATPASRAANQALESARPV; encoded by the coding sequence ATGGACCGCCTGGCGGCAATCGAAATTTTCATACGCGTGGTCGACACCGGCTCGTTTTCGGCCGCCGCGCGCCATTTCGATGTCGGTCAGCCGGCAGTGTCGAAAGCGATCGCGCAACTCGAGGAGTGGCTCGGCGTCAAGCTCCTGCTTCGCACCACGCGCACCCTCACGCCGACCGAAGCCGGCACCAGCTTCTACCAGCGCGCCAAACGCGCGGTGGAGGAAACCGACGAAGCCGTGATGGCCGCGCGCGGCTCGGCGGCCGGCCTCTCGGGCAAACTGCGGGTCTCGGCGGCGGTGTGTTTCGCGCGGCTGCATATCGTGCCGCGTCTGCCGGCGTTTCTCGACGACCATCCGCACCTCGAACTCGAACTCGTGCTCGACGACCGGAATATCGACCTCGTCGAGGAGGGCATCGACGTCGCCTTGCGCATGGGCGAGCTCACCGATTCCAACATGACCGCGCGCCGCATTGCCGAGGCGCGCCGCCGCGTGATCGCCACACCGGCTTACTTCAACCGTCACGGCATTCCCGCGGCGCCGGCCGATCTGCTCGCGCACAAGTGCCTCATCTACACGCGCGACGGCGGCGGCGAAGACTGGAAGTTCCGCAAGGAAACCGCGGAAGTCTCGGTGCGCATGCAAGGGCGCCTCAGGATCACCGCGACCGAAGGCCTGCGCGCGGCCGTCTTCGCCGACATGGGCGTTGCCGTGGCGTCCGAATGGGCCTTTACGCCGGAGCTGAAGTCGGGCGCGGTGGTGTCGGTCATGGACGACTGGATGCTGCCCACCATCAGTCTGTCGGCCGTCTATCCGACCGGACGCCTCGCGAGCACCAAGGCAAGACAGTTCACCGCCTTCGTGGAAAACTGCCTCGCCGACGAAGCGACTCCTGCTTCACGCGCGGCGAACCAGGCGCTCGAATCCGCGAGGCCAGTCTAG
- a CDS encoding redoxin domain-containing protein codes for MADVQTDDSAAMRPARQSRQSEIDAELALGAAAAVASNALRAGSRAPLFTLSDRAGRRVSLDELLSAGPVVLHFFRGGWCTFAESSLADFAAGYEDVLALGASAVAIAPPCGSAVQRASGHLRELLDVDLQVARAYGVAFELPLRLRATYERLGYTRPAASEASRWLVPIPATFVLDRDGGAALVHVDVDYRKSLDIESLLRALKALQARHATGLHAMRERPGRSL; via the coding sequence ATGGCAGACGTACAAACCGATGACAGCGCCGCAATGCGGCCAGCACGGCAGTCGCGGCAATCGGAGATCGACGCCGAGCTGGCACTCGGCGCGGCGGCCGCAGTGGCGTCGAACGCCTTGCGGGCGGGCTCGCGCGCGCCGCTTTTCACGTTGTCCGATCGCGCCGGCCGGCGCGTGAGCCTCGACGAACTGCTGAGCGCCGGACCGGTCGTGCTGCATTTTTTCAGAGGCGGCTGGTGTACGTTCGCCGAGTCGAGTCTGGCCGATTTTGCGGCGGGCTACGAGGACGTGCTCGCGCTCGGCGCGAGCGCCGTCGCCATCGCGCCGCCGTGCGGGAGTGCGGTGCAGCGCGCCTCTGGCCATCTGCGTGAATTGCTCGACGTGGACCTGCAGGTCGCACGCGCTTATGGCGTTGCGTTCGAACTGCCGCTGCGTCTGCGCGCCACCTATGAACGGCTGGGTTACACGCGGCCGGCGGCCAGCGAGGCAAGCCGCTGGCTGGTTCCCATTCCGGCCACGTTCGTGCTAGATCGCGACGGCGGCGCCGCCCTGGTTCACGTCGACGTGGACTATCGCAAATCGCTCGACATCGAATCGCTGCTGCGTGCGCTCAAGGCGCTTCAGGCAAGGCATGCAACCGGTTTGCATGCAATGCGCGAGCGCCCTGGCCGCAGTTTGTAG
- a CDS encoding cupredoxin domain-containing protein produces the protein MQIKNIRRVLLAVAASSALFAASSGLSVARAQTPNTVTIKNFMFMPMEMTVKAGSTVTWKNLDGEPHTVVNDSGMFRSAALDQNDTYQFKFDKPGVYKVFCGIHPNMKETITVQ, from the coding sequence ATGCAAATCAAAAACATTCGCCGCGTTTTGCTCGCCGTGGCCGCAAGTTCGGCATTGTTCGCGGCATCGTCGGGGTTGTCCGTGGCGCGCGCGCAGACGCCGAACACCGTCACCATCAAGAATTTCATGTTCATGCCGATGGAGATGACGGTCAAAGCCGGTTCGACCGTGACCTGGAAAAATCTCGACGGCGAACCGCACACGGTGGTGAACGACTCGGGCATGTTCCGCTCCGCCGCGCTCGATCAGAACGACACGTACCAGTTCAAGTTCGACAAGCCAGGCGTGTACAAGGTGTTCTGCGGCATTCATCCGAATATGAAGGAGACCATCACGGTGCAGTGA
- a CDS encoding metallophosphoesterase family protein gives MSSHDSFNASRRGALKCLAFGGLGTVFVLAGGILTPVELALAADPNSSAAKGGVPLFLQISDSHIGFNKEANPDVAGTLKQTIEYVNAMPVKPALTIHTGDITHLSKPSEFDLAAQLMSGLNITELHTVPGEHDVTDGPGTEYFSRFGKASDNKGYYSFDHQGVHFVGLVNVMHFKPNGLGGLGDDQLEWLENDLKGRSSSTPIVVFAHMPMWTIYEPWGWGTGDAGQAMSYLKRFGSVTVLNGHIHQIVSKVEGNITFHTARSTAYPQPTAGNGPGPGPLTVASDQLPKMLGVTSIKIARHPLKATLDDTTLV, from the coding sequence ATGTCATCACATGATTCATTCAACGCGTCGCGGCGCGGCGCACTCAAGTGTCTTGCGTTCGGTGGTCTCGGCACGGTGTTCGTTCTGGCGGGCGGCATTCTCACGCCCGTGGAGCTGGCCCTCGCGGCCGACCCGAACTCGTCCGCTGCAAAAGGCGGCGTGCCGCTTTTCCTGCAGATCAGCGACTCGCATATCGGTTTTAACAAGGAAGCCAATCCCGACGTGGCGGGCACGCTGAAACAGACCATCGAGTACGTCAACGCGATGCCGGTCAAGCCCGCGTTGACCATTCATACCGGCGATATCACGCATCTTTCCAAGCCATCGGAGTTCGATCTGGCCGCCCAGTTGATGTCCGGTCTGAATATCACGGAGTTGCACACCGTGCCCGGCGAACACGACGTGACGGACGGCCCCGGAACCGAATATTTCAGCCGCTTCGGCAAGGCTTCGGACAACAAGGGCTATTACAGCTTCGACCATCAGGGCGTGCATTTCGTCGGCCTCGTCAACGTGATGCATTTCAAGCCGAACGGCCTGGGCGGCCTCGGCGACGACCAGCTCGAGTGGCTTGAAAACGATCTGAAAGGGCGTTCGTCCAGCACGCCGATCGTCGTATTCGCGCACATGCCGATGTGGACGATCTACGAGCCGTGGGGCTGGGGCACGGGCGATGCCGGCCAGGCGATGAGCTATCTGAAACGCTTCGGCTCGGTGACCGTGCTGAACGGCCACATTCATCAGATCGTGTCGAAAGTGGAGGGCAACATCACTTTCCACACGGCGCGCTCGACGGCTTATCCGCAGCCGACCGCCGGCAACGGCCCGGGTCCTGGACCGTTGACGGTGGCGAGCGACCAGCTTCCGAAAATGCTCGGAGTGACCAGCATCAAGATTGCCCGGCATCCACTCAAGGCCACGCTCGACGACACCACGCTGGTTTAA
- a CDS encoding SDR family NAD(P)-dependent oxidoreductase — MSQPVVLITGALTGIGRATAFAFADSGARLVVSGRREVEGKALEKELRELGADAHFIQADVRRDDEVANLVDQTVARFGRIDAAVNNAGTEGQPGAITSQTVESYSATFDTNVLGTLLSMKHELRVMSAQKSGSVVNVSSTYGHEGAAFASVYAGSKHAVEGMTKSAALEVASTGVRVNAVAPGPTDTGMLDRFTGTPENKAALAAKVPLGRVGQPVDVARAVVFLASEAASFITGQILTVDGGKTAG; from the coding sequence ATGAGCCAGCCCGTCGTTCTGATCACCGGCGCACTCACCGGCATCGGCCGCGCCACTGCCTTCGCCTTTGCCGACAGCGGCGCCCGTCTCGTCGTCTCCGGCCGTCGCGAAGTCGAAGGCAAGGCCCTCGAAAAAGAACTGCGCGAACTCGGCGCGGACGCCCACTTCATCCAGGCCGACGTGCGCCGCGACGACGAAGTCGCGAACCTCGTCGACCAGACAGTCGCGCGCTTCGGCCGCATCGACGCCGCCGTGAACAACGCCGGCACCGAAGGCCAGCCCGGCGCGATCACGAGTCAAACCGTCGAGAGCTACAGCGCCACGTTCGACACCAACGTGCTCGGCACGCTGCTCAGCATGAAGCACGAACTGCGCGTGATGTCGGCGCAAAAGAGCGGCAGCGTAGTGAACGTTTCGTCGACGTACGGCCACGAAGGCGCGGCCTTCGCTTCCGTGTACGCCGGCAGCAAGCATGCGGTGGAAGGCATGACGAAGTCGGCGGCGCTCGAAGTGGCGTCCACCGGCGTGCGGGTCAACGCGGTCGCGCCGGGGCCGACCGATACCGGCATGCTCGACCGCTTCACCGGCACGCCGGAGAACAAGGCCGCGCTCGCCGCCAAGGTGCCGCTCGGCCGGGTCGGCCAGCCGGTCGATGTGGCGCGCGCCGTCGTGTTCCTGGCGTCGGAGGCGGCGTCGTTCATCACGGGGCAGATCTTGACCGTCGACGGCGGTAAGACGGCGGGCTGA